From a single Anaerolineaceae bacterium oral taxon 439 genomic region:
- a CDS encoding branched-chain amino acid ABC transporter permease: MDKRKISLKLSSERKNVFLVYAIVLVLFLTLSILSPSYRKIGNISNILIQCIPLAIVSLGQTIVMISGGIDLSVGSVISLTACILATLMKSESAIMVLPALLIAFMAAMLTGAFIGVSVNYLRVPPMIASLSMMIMLNGVAQFVMPVAGGKIPKFFAALIMMQCGFLSVPLLILSLCFIILQLTMSATKFGPWVYAIGKDRDISSAMGVNVKKTSVIAFIISSITAAITGLILACRMRIGDPLIGTSFGLDSITAAAIGGTALSGGYGGISGTIAGAFLIGMLSNMMNIIGVNHFYQYVLKGLLLVFAMILYSISKPLFSGKKGKE, translated from the coding sequence ATGGATAAAAGGAAAATCTCTCTAAAACTTTCTTCAGAGCGGAAAAATGTATTTCTGGTTTATGCAATTGTATTGGTTCTTTTCCTGACGCTCTCGATTTTATCTCCCTCGTATCGTAAAATCGGAAATATCAGCAACATTTTGATTCAATGTATACCTTTGGCAATTGTCAGCCTTGGCCAGACAATTGTTATGATTTCGGGGGGAATTGATCTTTCTGTTGGCAGCGTTATCAGCCTGACGGCTTGTATCCTGGCGACGCTTATGAAAAGTGAATCTGCCATAATGGTTCTTCCTGCGCTTCTGATCGCTTTTATGGCCGCAATGCTTACAGGGGCTTTTATCGGAGTCAGTGTTAATTACCTTCGAGTTCCGCCGATGATTGCTTCATTAAGCATGATGATTATGCTGAATGGCGTGGCGCAGTTTGTGATGCCAGTCGCAGGCGGGAAAATCCCAAAATTTTTTGCGGCTTTGATTATGATGCAGTGCGGTTTTCTCTCAGTTCCGCTTTTAATCCTGAGCCTGTGTTTCATTATTTTGCAATTGACCATGTCCGCGACAAAGTTTGGGCCTTGGGTTTATGCGATTGGAAAAGATCGTGATATTTCTTCGGCGATGGGCGTCAATGTGAAGAAAACAAGCGTCATTGCATTTATTATTTCTTCAATTACGGCCGCGATAACTGGATTGATTCTTGCCTGTCGAATGCGAATTGGCGATCCCTTAATCGGGACATCTTTTGGTTTGGACTCTATTACGGCTGCCGCGATTGGGGGCACGGCGCTTTCAGGCGGATATGGCGGGATTTCAGGAACAATTGCAGGCGCATTTCTCATTGGGATGCTCTCAAATATGATGAATATTATTGGCGTAAATCATTTTTATCAGTATGTCCTCAAGGGATTGCTGCTGGTTTTTGCGATGATTCTTTACTCGATTTCGAAACCGCTCTTTTCTGGAAAGAAGGGGAAAGAATGA
- a CDS encoding AP endonuclease, with product MKIGINQFCWPMTMDILDIASRSKQLGFESLEVCFTAGSLTQSRTASVTDTLDISAYYNRLLNIESDDNDFYELKRISDDSGISFGSIGGIISFSIYPLTSPDRKVYEKCNFAIRRMIDAANILGAKTVQVIPGMLTSEMDYERTFDLVQSRLADLAAGAGGINLAIENVWNNFLYSPLEINRLIDETGQMNLGVYFDIGNARRFGYPEQWIRTLGHRIKMVHCKDYRMSVDNIHGFTNLLDGDVNYPAVITALNEAGFHGDFILELIPPARYEIEMTFLHGLNVLKTLLNRK from the coding sequence ATGAAAATAGGAATTAATCAATTTTGTTGGCCTATGACGATGGATATTCTGGATATCGCAAGTCGATCGAAGCAATTGGGATTTGAATCTTTAGAAGTCTGTTTTACAGCAGGAAGCTTAACTCAATCCAGGACCGCTTCCGTTACGGACACGCTTGATATCAGCGCGTATTATAACAGGCTGCTGAATATTGAATCTGACGACAATGATTTTTATGAATTAAAAAGAATATCGGATGATAGCGGGATTTCTTTCGGCAGCATTGGGGGAATTATCAGTTTTTCAATTTATCCATTGACTTCGCCGGACAGGAAGGTCTACGAAAAATGCAATTTTGCAATTCGCAGGATGATTGACGCGGCGAATATTCTCGGAGCAAAAACGGTTCAAGTCATTCCTGGCATGCTTACTTCTGAAATGGATTATGAAAGAACTTTTGATCTTGTGCAATCTCGGCTGGCAGACCTGGCGGCTGGCGCAGGTGGGATCAACCTGGCGATTGAAAATGTTTGGAATAATTTTTTGTATAGCCCGCTTGAGATCAATCGTTTGATTGACGAGACCGGTCAAATGAATCTTGGCGTTTATTTTGATATTGGCAATGCGCGACGATTCGGTTATCCAGAACAATGGATTCGCACTTTAGGACATCGGATCAAAATGGTGCATTGCAAAGATTATCGCATGAGTGTTGATAATATCCATGGCTTTACCAATCTGTTGGATGGAGATGTGAATTATCCCGCTGTAATAACTGCATTGAACGAAGCAGGGTTTCATGGCGATTTTATTCTCGAATTGATTCCGCCAGCTCGTTATGAAATAGAAATGACTTTTCTTCATGGTTTGAATGTCCTGAAGACACTACTAAATAGAAAATAA
- a CDS encoding oxidoreductase, whose protein sequence is MKKYGVLIVGTGWVSGEHIRAFSMNPHSEVVAIVSRNADKALAKAKEYGLVGVNCYTDYDQALKDSRVDIVCICTPNHLHTVQTIKAAEAGKHILIEKPIALSWDDALAMKKAVDKAGVKTLVGYVLRWNPLFETAKKIQDRFLGRLYYAETDYFHRVTETYPCYDWTRKKSVGSSSLLAGGCHAIDAIRWFMQSDVIEVTAYSSKSRNDLEFDGTIAVLLKFANGTMGKVGSSYDSVSPYIFNLHLFGDKGTLLNNKLFSPDEIPGQKDFMEIPVTTPDSGDVSHHPFPQEIHHFIDCILQDQETIVNLNDAMKTQEIIFAADLSAEIGKPVRLPLSVH, encoded by the coding sequence ATGAAAAAATATGGGGTTTTAATTGTTGGAACGGGATGGGTTTCAGGTGAGCATATACGTGCTTTTTCAATGAACCCTCATTCGGAGGTTGTCGCAATTGTTTCCAGAAATGCTGATAAAGCATTGGCGAAAGCAAAGGAATATGGGCTCGTCGGGGTCAATTGTTATACAGACTATGATCAGGCGTTGAAGGATTCTCGGGTGGATATTGTATGTATTTGCACACCTAATCATCTTCACACAGTACAAACGATCAAAGCTGCTGAGGCTGGGAAGCATATTCTGATTGAAAAACCCATCGCTTTGTCTTGGGACGATGCTCTTGCTATGAAAAAAGCTGTCGATAAAGCGGGCGTTAAGACATTAGTTGGGTATGTTCTTCGGTGGAATCCACTATTTGAGACTGCGAAAAAAATCCAGGATAGATTCCTGGGGAGACTATATTACGCGGAAACGGATTATTTTCATCGGGTCACAGAGACTTATCCATGTTATGACTGGACGCGGAAAAAATCCGTTGGCAGCAGTTCATTGTTGGCCGGAGGCTGTCATGCAATTGACGCGATTCGCTGGTTTATGCAATCCGACGTTATAGAGGTGACAGCCTATTCGAGTAAATCGCGCAATGATTTGGAGTTTGACGGAACGATTGCTGTACTGCTAAAATTTGCCAATGGAACAATGGGAAAGGTCGGAAGCAGTTATGATTCTGTCTCTCCATACATATTTAATCTGCATCTTTTTGGCGATAAAGGTACGCTTCTAAATAATAAACTCTTTTCGCCTGATGAAATTCCAGGACAAAAGGATTTCATGGAAATTCCGGTTACGACGCCTGATAGCGGCGATGTATCCCATCATCCATTCCCTCAGGAGATTCATCATTTTATCGATTGCATCCTTCAAGATCAAGAGACGATTGTCAATTTAAACGATGCAATGAAGACACAGGAAATTATTTTTGCGGCTGATCTGTCAGCGGAGATTGGCAAGCCGGTCAGGCTTCCTTTATCTGTCCATTGA
- a CDS encoding ribokinase — protein sequence MRKKVLVVGSYVADLMGRAPHLPEPGETVKGRYFKVGPGGKGFNQCIAAKKAGAEVDFISKIGNDPFGRLAIDYLAENHIFTDRLIISETEPSGTALIIVDDRTSQNLIAVFPGACDTISADEVTGMVPALEMADIVVLQSEINVSALKQVIHICKSMGKKIIYNPAPYQFLEDSYLDGLFLICPNEIEAGLLTGVSVNSVAGAVEAARILFEKNICNVVITLGGKGAIYYTAETATHFFPYSVNASDTTGAGDAFVGALAASLSQDDSLMEAVKFANAAAALSVQKIGTSVAMPSSDEIRALMQRDNPGINQIE from the coding sequence ATGCGTAAAAAAGTCCTCGTTGTGGGGAGTTATGTGGCCGATTTAATGGGACGCGCGCCGCATTTGCCTGAGCCTGGGGAAACGGTAAAAGGCCGATATTTCAAAGTCGGGCCTGGCGGAAAAGGCTTTAATCAGTGTATTGCGGCGAAAAAGGCTGGCGCAGAGGTAGATTTTATTTCGAAAATCGGCAATGATCCGTTTGGTCGCCTGGCGATTGATTATCTGGCGGAAAATCATATCTTTACCGATCGTTTGATCATTTCTGAAACAGAACCGTCTGGGACGGCCTTAATAATTGTCGACGATCGGACCAGTCAAAATCTGATCGCCGTATTCCCGGGCGCTTGCGATACGATCTCTGCTGACGAGGTTACCGGTATGGTCCCTGCTTTAGAGATGGCCGATATTGTGGTCCTGCAATCCGAAATAAATGTATCGGCATTGAAACAGGTTATCCATATTTGCAAAAGTATGGGCAAAAAAATAATTTACAATCCAGCTCCCTATCAATTTTTGGAAGATTCTTATCTTGACGGATTGTTTCTAATTTGTCCGAATGAGATTGAAGCTGGATTGTTGACGGGTGTATCTGTTAATTCTGTCGCAGGGGCCGTAGAAGCCGCCAGGATTTTATTTGAAAAGAATATCTGTAATGTTGTTATTACTCTGGGCGGAAAAGGCGCGATTTATTATACGGCAGAGACAGCGACGCACTTTTTCCCTTACAGCGTGAACGCGTCAGACACGACGGGCGCTGGCGACGCTTTCGTCGGCGCTTTGGCGGCTTCGCTCTCTCAAGATGATTCTTTGATGGAAGCTGTAAAATTTGCGAACGCTGCGGCTGCGTTATCTGTCCAGAAAATCGGGACTTCGGTTGCAATGCCGTCGTCAGACGAAATCCGGGCATTGATGCAACGCGATAATCCCGGGATAAATCAGATAGAATAA
- a CDS encoding dihydroxyacetone kinase subunit L — translation MLMIAAGEIQKALIRVSELIVEAEPVLTEIDSIIGDGDHGTGMKRGFSAVYDLLNIKSFTAVPDLFYMTGMELLKKMGGASGVLFGSFFISGAKVQFQNEKEITLSEMSLVFRSGTDSIMKRGKAQSGDKTMIDALIPASRAFQEAVVQGCSRRECFERAYKASLQGAQATVEMIPKRGRAKNFRLDAIGYPDPGAISVTYIFGGLKDVLS, via the coding sequence ATGTTAATGATAGCTGCAGGCGAAATCCAAAAAGCGTTAATTCGGGTAAGTGAATTGATCGTTGAAGCTGAGCCGGTTTTAACTGAAATTGATTCAATTATTGGCGACGGCGATCACGGAACCGGTATGAAAAGGGGCTTTTCAGCGGTTTATGACTTGCTCAATATAAAGTCATTTACAGCAGTCCCGGATTTGTTCTACATGACCGGGATGGAATTGCTGAAAAAAATGGGCGGAGCGTCGGGGGTCTTGTTTGGAAGTTTTTTTATCAGCGGCGCTAAAGTTCAGTTCCAAAATGAAAAAGAAATCACGTTATCCGAAATGTCGCTGGTTTTTCGGAGCGGAACGGATTCGATCATGAAAAGGGGCAAAGCGCAATCAGGCGACAAGACGATGATTGACGCGCTGATTCCCGCTTCCAGGGCTTTTCAGGAAGCAGTGGTTCAAGGCTGTTCGCGGCGCGAATGCTTTGAACGGGCGTATAAGGCCTCTCTCCAGGGGGCGCAGGCTACGGTTGAAATGATACCTAAAAGGGGACGGGCGAAGAATTTTCGTTTGGACGCGATCGGATATCCGGACCCGGGGGCTATATCGGTAACCTATATTTTTGGCGGGTTAAAAGATGTCTTATCTTAG
- a CDS encoding ABC transporter permease, whose amino-acid sequence MTAAILFIENILAACIRMAAPLTIAGLGEALSERAGILNLGLEAIMLCGAFASFITTFFTDSLALGISAGILAGAVIAMIHALLCIRFRANQTIVGLALNFFALGLTGFLFLLSFGRSSVLPQCSTVQSFPLPLLSRIPFLGTVLFSHNIFVYLTMVLIFVFLFLYRKTEWGVIITAVGEHPRAADTAGLNVYRVRYAACLANGVLGGLAGAYFTLAQLGFFMEDITRGKGYMAIVAVILGRREPVRIFLSALIIGFADAIQFQLQTMNIPIPSQAFSILPYIAAVFVLFFSAGKNADPAALGVPYQRGSR is encoded by the coding sequence ATGACGGCGGCGATTTTATTCATCGAAAATATCCTTGCGGCCTGTATTCGCATGGCGGCGCCGCTGACGATCGCCGGACTGGGCGAAGCGCTTTCGGAGCGCGCCGGGATCCTGAATCTGGGGCTGGAAGCGATTATGCTCTGCGGCGCGTTCGCTTCTTTTATCACGACGTTTTTTACCGATAGCTTAGCGTTGGGGATCTCAGCGGGAATTCTGGCCGGCGCGGTTATCGCGATGATCCATGCGCTGCTTTGTATCCGGTTCCGCGCGAATCAGACGATCGTCGGGCTGGCGCTGAATTTTTTCGCGCTGGGGCTGACCGGGTTTCTTTTCCTTCTATCGTTTGGCCGGAGCTCGGTTCTGCCGCAGTGTTCCACGGTTCAGAGTTTTCCGCTTCCGCTTCTCTCCCGGATTCCGTTTCTGGGGACGGTCCTGTTTTCACATAATATTTTTGTGTATCTGACGATGGTCCTGATTTTCGTTTTCCTGTTTTTGTATCGGAAAACGGAATGGGGCGTTATCATTACCGCGGTGGGGGAACATCCCCGCGCCGCGGATACCGCCGGGCTGAACGTTTACCGCGTTCGATATGCTGCGTGTCTGGCGAATGGGGTTTTGGGCGGACTGGCAGGGGCGTATTTTACCCTGGCGCAGCTGGGTTTTTTCATGGAGGATATTACGCGCGGGAAGGGTTACATGGCGATTGTCGCAGTGATCCTCGGACGGCGCGAACCGGTCCGGATCTTCCTTTCCGCGCTGATTATCGGGTTCGCCGATGCGATTCAGTTCCAGCTTCAGACGATGAATATCCCGATCCCGTCGCAGGCGTTTTCGATTCTTCCGTATATTGCCGCGGTTTTCGTCCTGTTTTTCTCGGCGGGAAAGAACGCGGATCCGGCGGCGCTGGGCGTTCCGTATCAGCGCGGCAGCCGATAG
- a CDS encoding ABC transporter ATP-binding protein: MLHISKTFPGVTALEDVSFFCRKGEIHALIGENGAGKSTLMNILGGNQTPDSGIVRIAGVSVTFNSPRDAAAAGISFVHQEANLLTNLTVYENVFLSREITSRGIALNKAMMRRRIYEINKRFGYTLDPDQKVGALSSAERQVVEVIRALMDNPEIIILDEPTAALSEAQAQHLFEILTMLKENKACIIYISHRLDEIKQIADRITILKDGKNIGSFDAKTVSKEQMISKMVGRTLDHIYPDRSDVSPGDIVLKVENLKLEQGGNPVHLHLCAGEIVGIGGLNDQGQREILHAIFGVEKFLDGKIWVMGNQMPSGNIQEHIRGGLGFLPDDRRGAGLVLHQSVRENSSLASLDKICSFFGLILRKKELETVVNLAKLIQVKTPSLETRVGALSGGNQQKVMLMRWLMVEPNVLIIDEPTKGVDVGARMSIYQTLHQLTKNGVAILLLTSDMMELIGLSDRIYVFCEKKITAEYSRGNATEENIMIAASGFSYGNDSYG; the protein is encoded by the coding sequence ATGCTCCATATTTCGAAGACTTTCCCTGGTGTTACGGCTTTAGAGGACGTAAGTTTTTTCTGTCGCAAAGGCGAGATCCATGCTCTTATTGGTGAGAACGGAGCGGGAAAAAGTACGTTGATGAATATCCTCGGAGGTAATCAAACGCCGGACTCAGGAATCGTCCGAATTGCCGGGGTTAGCGTTACCTTCAATAGTCCTCGCGATGCCGCGGCGGCAGGAATCAGTTTTGTTCATCAGGAAGCTAATCTTTTGACAAACCTTACGGTTTATGAGAACGTTTTTCTTTCTCGCGAGATAACGAGTCGAGGTATCGCTCTGAACAAGGCGATGATGCGGCGGAGGATTTATGAAATAAACAAGCGATTCGGCTATACGCTTGATCCCGATCAGAAGGTTGGGGCTTTATCGTCAGCGGAAAGGCAAGTCGTTGAGGTTATACGAGCGTTAATGGATAATCCCGAAATCATCATTCTCGACGAGCCAACGGCGGCTTTGAGCGAAGCACAGGCTCAACATCTGTTTGAAATTCTGACGATGTTGAAAGAAAATAAAGCCTGTATTATCTATATTTCTCATCGATTAGACGAAATCAAACAAATTGCCGATCGGATCACGATTCTTAAAGACGGTAAAAATATCGGTAGTTTTGACGCTAAGACCGTTTCAAAAGAGCAAATGATTTCAAAAATGGTGGGGAGAACATTGGATCATATTTATCCGGATCGGAGCGATGTTAGCCCGGGAGATATTGTTCTCAAGGTAGAGAACCTGAAGCTTGAACAGGGAGGAAATCCGGTCCATTTGCATCTTTGCGCAGGCGAGATCGTTGGGATTGGCGGATTAAACGATCAAGGGCAACGGGAGATCCTCCATGCTATTTTTGGGGTTGAGAAGTTTCTTGATGGGAAGATTTGGGTGATGGGAAACCAGATGCCGTCTGGAAATATTCAGGAACATATTCGGGGCGGATTGGGGTTCCTTCCTGACGATCGGCGTGGCGCAGGGTTGGTTTTACATCAATCTGTCAGGGAAAACAGCTCGTTAGCTTCCTTAGATAAAATCTGTTCGTTTTTTGGGCTTATTCTTCGAAAGAAGGAGTTAGAAACGGTCGTGAATCTCGCGAAATTAATTCAAGTTAAGACCCCCTCTCTGGAAACACGAGTTGGAGCTCTTTCGGGCGGGAATCAGCAAAAAGTAATGCTGATGCGATGGCTGATGGTTGAGCCTAACGTGTTAATTATTGATGAACCCACGAAAGGCGTTGACGTTGGCGCCAGGATGTCAATTTATCAGACGCTTCATCAACTGACAAAAAATGGCGTCGCGATTTTGCTTTTGACAAGCGATATGATGGAATTGATTGGTCTCAGCGATCGGATCTATGTGTTCTGTGAGAAGAAAATTACAGCTGAGTACTCACGGGGAAACGCTACGGAAGAGAATATTATGATAGCTGCAAGTGGATTTTCTTATGGAAATGACTCCTATGGATAA
- a CDS encoding fructose-bisphosphate aldolase: MAIERVSTLLKMADEANTSVIGFNCIDYNTVYAVCHAAEIANTPAIVMLYPEHCIKNHVSNLRAFVGMFEGIAERYTVPLALHLDHSSDVNYIFEAIKAGFTSVMYDGTTVSIEENIRNSKKVVEIAEIFGVDVEAELGYVGFASHSDEGNSDLYTKAATAAQFSDETGITSLAIAIGSAHGVYKSTPKLDIDRLIEINHATDTYLVLHGGSGIPEDQLNMAFKNGINKFNVGTEFFQLYYDTISKYCNEYGAAGNPFDLPDYVHAELVAYLVNKMKLSKFN; the protein is encoded by the coding sequence ATGGCAATAGAGAGAGTAAGCACGTTGTTAAAAATGGCGGACGAAGCGAATACTTCTGTTATCGGTTTTAATTGTATTGACTACAATACGGTTTATGCCGTATGTCACGCCGCGGAGATTGCGAATACGCCTGCGATCGTGATGCTTTATCCTGAACATTGCATTAAGAACCATGTCTCGAACTTACGGGCTTTTGTCGGGATGTTCGAAGGTATTGCGGAACGGTATACCGTTCCGCTGGCGCTGCATTTAGATCATTCCAGCGACGTTAATTATATTTTTGAAGCCATTAAAGCTGGCTTTACGTCGGTCATGTATGATGGAACGACCGTTTCGATCGAGGAGAATATAAGAAATTCCAAAAAAGTCGTCGAGATAGCTGAAATTTTCGGCGTTGACGTTGAGGCTGAGCTGGGGTATGTTGGATTTGCGAGTCATTCTGACGAGGGAAATTCCGACCTGTATACGAAAGCTGCTACTGCGGCGCAATTCAGCGATGAAACAGGGATCACCTCGTTAGCGATTGCGATTGGCAGCGCGCATGGAGTTTATAAGTCGACGCCGAAGCTGGATATCGACCGTTTGATTGAAATTAATCATGCGACGGATACGTATTTGGTTTTGCACGGCGGAAGCGGTATCCCGGAGGATCAATTAAATATGGCGTTCAAAAATGGGATCAATAAATTCAACGTTGGAACGGAGTTTTTCCAGCTATATTACGATACGATTTCTAAGTACTGTAATGAATATGGCGCGGCAGGGAATCCTTTTGATCTTCCTGATTACGTTCATGCGGAATTGGTTGCATACCTTGTTAATAAGATGAAGTTGTCTAAATTTAATTAG
- a CDS encoding branched-chain amino acid ABC transporter permease: MKQKIHFFMDRSPILFQICVLGLTICLLLLVQNFLRPGSVTIAQLMNVSRQSSSLGIVAIGQAFVILTGGIDLSVGSVLTLTNVIAVSIMKGSNENFWEAVLVCLLIGFFCGTLNGFGVLKLKIAPFIMTLCTMSIVQGVYLVYTGGSPSGNVSPLLKTIGNGFFYMQIPYSTLVWIIIAIVCSVLLHETTYGRKLFSVGSNPLVADLCGVNSDAVKFSAYILSSVFAVIAGLLASGYIGTTSLSIGADYVNNSLAAVLISGNAIEGGRGGVWNCVFGTFFLMLLFAILTMANISQVGKLIVQGGIIWGVAVIQGVLQK, encoded by the coding sequence ATGAAGCAGAAAATACATTTTTTTATGGACAGATCTCCGATCCTCTTTCAAATTTGTGTTCTTGGCCTTACGATATGTCTTTTGCTTCTTGTTCAGAATTTCCTGCGGCCTGGATCCGTTACCATAGCACAATTAATGAATGTTTCACGTCAAAGTTCATCACTTGGTATTGTCGCGATAGGGCAGGCGTTCGTAATTCTTACTGGGGGGATTGACTTGTCGGTTGGTTCGGTATTAACACTAACCAATGTTATAGCAGTTTCAATCATGAAAGGAAGTAATGAAAATTTTTGGGAAGCAGTTCTTGTTTGTTTATTGATTGGTTTTTTTTGCGGAACGCTCAATGGGTTTGGTGTTCTGAAACTGAAAATTGCGCCATTTATCATGACGCTATGTACAATGTCTATTGTTCAAGGCGTTTACCTTGTTTATACTGGAGGGTCGCCAAGCGGCAATGTTTCTCCATTATTAAAAACGATTGGGAACGGTTTTTTTTATATGCAGATTCCATATTCGACCCTCGTTTGGATCATAATCGCGATTGTCTGTTCGGTTTTGCTGCATGAGACGACCTATGGAAGGAAGCTGTTTTCCGTTGGTTCAAATCCGCTCGTCGCTGATTTGTGCGGAGTCAACAGCGATGCGGTAAAATTTTCAGCTTATATTCTTTCATCCGTTTTTGCGGTCATTGCCGGATTGCTTGCATCGGGTTATATCGGAACGACTTCACTCTCAATAGGTGCGGATTATGTCAACAATTCGCTCGCTGCAGTTTTGATTAGTGGAAACGCAATAGAGGGAGGCCGCGGCGGGGTCTGGAATTGCGTATTTGGGACATTTTTCCTGATGTTGTTGTTTGCTATATTAACTATGGCGAATATTAGTCAGGTGGGTAAATTAATCGTTCAAGGCGGAATTATTTGGGGCGTAGCTGTGATACAGGGTGTATTACAAAAATAA
- a CDS encoding D-xylose ABC transporter ATP-binding protein (with RbsBCD acts to import ribose into the cell; RbsA contains 2 ATP-binding domain): MTNEPILSLSNISKAFPGVKALNHVSIDFYKGEVHAIVGENGAGKSTLMKIISGVYIPDSGVITLDNEEAAFKRPREALEKGISIIHQELNIAKDLTVAENIYLGEEIRMKGFMPFLDRKLMERLSENILEKMGVRIDVRRVSDELTASEQQIIEIAKVINRKSKIIIMDEPTSSLSEAEIKVLFKIIQQLKQEGITIIYISHRMKEIFEICDRVTILRDGCLIRTSNIRDTNEKEVVANMIGRTITSYYDKTLHLRKKEMLRVEDLTIYGVFENISFTLYEGEILGISGLVGSKRTDVLECIFGVKKPDKGKIFIRGKEVTLNNPREANDYKIGLVTEDRRRTGLMLDQSVLANLVLPSLSHHKNKAGIVDSKWETEVTKEYINKISIKTPGVSSIIRNLSGGNQQKVILSRWLAANSEILLLDEPTRGIDVNAKAEFYKIMNAFVSNGGGILMVSSEMPEILGVADRILVMREGRIRGELDGSSATELKIIELASFD, translated from the coding sequence ATGACGAATGAGCCTATTCTATCCCTGTCAAATATTTCCAAGGCTTTTCCCGGCGTAAAAGCGCTGAATCATGTGTCGATCGATTTTTACAAAGGGGAGGTTCACGCGATCGTAGGCGAAAACGGGGCGGGGAAATCTACTTTGATGAAAATTATCTCGGGCGTTTATATTCCTGACTCCGGCGTCATAACGTTAGATAACGAAGAGGCGGCGTTTAAGCGGCCGCGGGAAGCTTTAGAAAAAGGGATCTCAATCATTCATCAGGAGTTGAACATTGCTAAAGATCTTACGGTCGCGGAGAATATTTATCTTGGCGAAGAAATAAGAATGAAAGGCTTCATGCCGTTCCTGGATCGTAAACTTATGGAACGGTTATCTGAGAACATTCTTGAAAAAATGGGCGTAAGAATCGACGTCAGGAGAGTCTCTGATGAGTTGACAGCCTCTGAGCAGCAGATCATTGAAATCGCGAAGGTGATAAACCGTAAATCAAAAATCATCATCATGGATGAACCGACTTCATCTTTGTCGGAAGCTGAGATCAAGGTTTTATTTAAAATCATTCAGCAGCTGAAACAAGAAGGCATCACGATCATCTACATATCTCACCGGATGAAGGAAATTTTTGAAATATGCGACCGTGTAACAATTCTTCGGGACGGTTGCCTGATTCGAACTTCAAACATTCGCGATACAAACGAAAAAGAAGTTGTCGCTAACATGATCGGGCGGACAATTACGAGCTACTATGATAAGACTTTACACCTTCGAAAAAAGGAAATGCTGCGCGTCGAGGATTTAACAATTTACGGCGTTTTTGAAAACATATCTTTTACATTATACGAAGGCGAAATCCTGGGGATATCCGGTTTGGTTGGCTCAAAACGGACGGATGTGCTTGAATGTATCTTTGGTGTAAAGAAGCCTGATAAAGGGAAAATTTTTATTCGCGGCAAGGAAGTTACCCTGAATAACCCGAGGGAAGCGAATGACTATAAGATCGGTTTAGTTACGGAGGACCGGAGGCGTACGGGATTGATGCTGGATCAGTCCGTGCTGGCGAATTTGGTTCTCCCGAGCCTGAGTCATCATAAAAATAAAGCTGGAATTGTTGATTCAAAGTGGGAAACGGAGGTCACGAAGGAGTATATAAATAAAATAAGCATTAAAACGCCCGGCGTATCTTCGATCATACGGAATCTATCTGGAGGAAATCAGCAAAAGGTCATTTTATCCCGGTGGCTGGCGGCGAATTCCGAGATCTTATTATTAGACGAGCCTACTCGCGGGATTGACGTTAATGCGAAAGCGGAGTTTTACAAAATTATGAATGCTTTTGTTTCGAACGGCGGCGGTATTCTCATGGTCTCTTCTGAAATGCCGGAGATTTTAGGCGTTGCGGATCGGATTCTGGTCATGCGGGAAGGACGAATAAGAGGGGAATTGGACGGCTCAAGCGCAACCGAACTGAAAATAATCGAGCTTGCGAGTTTTGATTAA